Part of the Labilibaculum antarcticum genome, TAAAAAGGGCTTTGCGTAAATTGAAAATGACTGAACCTATTGCAGTAAATGCTTACAATGCGATTTATGGAAACAGTTTAGTGGGTAAATTAGGAGAGGAACTGAATATCTATTATTGTTACGATGGACCCGATGTCAGGCGATATGGAGATCGAGCTACTCTTGCCGATCATTCTTATGCCCAAAAGGTTGATGGAGTTATTACAACTTCAGATTTTTTAGCTGCATCCATGAAGCATCTAAATGAAAAAATAATGGTGGTAAAGAATGGTGTGGATTTTAATGTTTTCAATAAATCGGCGAAAACAGAATTGACCAATTCAGCTAAAAAGAAAGTTGGCTATATCGGAAGCCTGGATCATAGATTTGATTTGGAAACAGTAGAGTACACAATACAAAAATTATCGGATTTTGATTTTGAATTTGTAGGTGATTTAATGAACGAAAAAATTCGTGATGTTTTATGTCACTACCCAAATGTGAGTTTTCTGCCTCCTGTTAAACCACATGAAGTACCAGATCTTTTGAAAAAATGCGATGTTGGATTAATTCCGTATTTGTGCACTGAATACACTAAAAACATCTATCCTTTAAAAATTAATGAATACTTATCTGTCGGTGTACCAGTGGTTCTAACTTCATTTGCCAATTTACCTGAGTTTAATGAGATTGTAAATTTTACAACTAATAAAGAAGCATTTTGTGAGGCCATTCAATCGGTTATTGAATCGGATAATGTCGAGAAAATTAACAAACGAATTGAATTTGCTAAAGAAAACTCTTGGGAGAGCAGGGCAATTGATTTTGAACAAATTATTGATGAACTCGTAATGGATAGTAAGGGGTCGAATTAGTTTCTACACAATAACTAAAGAACATGGAAATACTTGATATTCTTATATATATAATTGAGATAGTGCTTTATATTTACTTTGGAATAGCTGCGCTGTATATTTTTATTTTTGCATTTGCAGGGGTGTTCCCATACAAGCAGAAATTAGCTCTAAAAACGACAAACCGAAAATTTGCAGTACTCATTCCTGGTTACAAAGAAGATTCGGTGATTATTGATGTGGCTAAAGATGCATTGCAGCAGAATTATTCTAACGATCACTATGATGTTGTTGTGATTGCTGATTCCTTTCAGGCTGAAACGCTTAAAAGTTTAAAGGAGTTGCCAATAAAAGTTGTGGAGGTATCTTTTGATGTGAGCACAAAGTCGAAAGCTTTGAATAAAGCAATGCAA contains:
- a CDS encoding glycosyltransferase, with the protein product MGNKKNIVCVSNTTWEGFYTKSTVQLVSLLAKSNNLLFVEYPFTIKDLIFTLLGKGRTPVARMLGLKSRLVKKNSTFNTEVNHLVLPPLLPFAFFKNESLYHFFLNLNSFFYARSIKRALRKLKMTEPIAVNAYNAIYGNSLVGKLGEELNIYYCYDGPDVRRYGDRATLADHSYAQKVDGVITTSDFLAASMKHLNEKIMVVKNGVDFNVFNKSAKTELTNSAKKKVGYIGSLDHRFDLETVEYTIQKLSDFDFEFVGDLMNEKIRDVLCHYPNVSFLPPVKPHEVPDLLKKCDVGLIPYLCTEYTKNIYPLKINEYLSVGVPVVLTSFANLPEFNEIVNFTTNKEAFCEAIQSVIESDNVEKINKRIEFAKENSWESRAIDFEQIIDELVMDSKGSN